The DNA segment tatatatatgcacacaCGTGTGTGCGACtacttataattaaataacattgtaaaaattatttacctTATCAATACATACATTTTTTGTTGAAGAATATACATacattatttactctattaattaatgtgaaaacattttcatttaaaaaggaaataatataatattaattcattaattttaagatttttttctttttaatgaaaTTCAAGCACCATACATGTTTTCTCTTTTGATCTTCTAACTTGCTTTGACAAACCGAGTATGTGTAAAGTTTAACTATTGTGTATcattagtgtaaaaaaattatattgttgatcaataaaaattcatttttaaaattatttcaatagtcaataaatttataatacatataatttaaaattacatcaTAGTGAAATATTTCAAGTGATTTGAGACAAGTGTGAAGTTAATTTACATTAGATAAAACTAAGCTCTCCTTCGTTAAAATGGATTTCAGACATGGACCTTGCCCTCAAGGAATTAAATAAGGTCAAATGGATACTTTTCATTTTGTTGGCTCTCGCTTTAAAGAGCACAGTAAGAACACGGGGACCGTGGTTGTGGAGCATGGAAGCATGAAAGTGGAACACCAAGTGCAATTAAAACCAAACTTATATAAATCAcattttttctaattcaatatgtaaattacatatgaaataaattttagttttgcaTAATCatctaacaattaaaaataagtataaatagCATAAAAAAAGTATCACAATAAATAATTTGAGATACTAATTTTGAAGCTAGAGTAAGCATGATAACGCTGGATCTTTTTTATCGTGAGCCATAATTGTTTaccaattaataaaaatgaaattagaatATAATTATATAGATTATAACACTGgactttttaattgaaatttttaaacattgattcataaacacaacaaaaagacatgagaagaaagaaaaaagaaactgaCAAACAAAGAATGATACTTTTTAATGAcatgtaatattttaatttgaatagaaaAAGAGTAATAAAACGAAACAGTGATTTCAAtttacttataaaataatacaaaatgatATAGAACTTTTTTCtacatatttatatacatttttaaaaaatattttgggtcCCTTTTAGTCATGATGAGCCTTGGCTCATCTTTCTTTCAAACAAGGCTTAACTAGGGTCGATTATGCTTTGATCCTTAAGGTTGTGTCTGAATTAATGGTGTAAAATGAAATACAACGGatcaaaatataatagaatAAGGTGaactgaaataaaatgaaatgaaaaatgtcattcaattatttgaatattttaaaacgAAAAGGAAATAGGTTTTCATTCCATTGTTTAGAGAAGTGAAAAAAAAGTGTCAAAATGagtaataactttttaattctCACATTATCCTTATTGCTAATATATAATCCTTAAGAGGTTAATGATTATGTTAcaatttacaaagataaaataatcaatttataaTCTGAATGCTTTATATTTGGCAAGTGCACACCAAAtctaaggaaaagaaaattggGATTAAGCAGTGAATTGAAATATCGTGATCCATCTTCTTTCTATGTTTTGTTCCTACTTTTATAAACTAAACAATGAAATAAGTTTATCTTGTATTCTATTTTTCTCCATCTCACCCTCTATTACCACTAATGCAAACATaataaaaggaacaaaattatttatcatttatattataagtatttttttatacatctgaaatttaaaaacattaggaaaacaaagaaaagagaagaaaaaaacagagTGCTCCTCCTAAGATTTACAACGCCCACAGAGTCAGGCATCAAAATGTGACGCGAATCATGCAGACAAGATTGCCAAACTATGAGAGGTGAATTTCCAACGGTCCCTTTCTTAGCCAAAACATAAGTAACAAAGTTCTCTTCCCTGTACATTACTTTTTTGgtcttatatttaaattaaataaaaaaatatatgacataAAAATAACGTCTCaacaatatatttgaaaattacttaaaagttaatcaaaaaatttaaattacaatgattaattataaatttaatgaaatcataaagatgtacaaattaatttaacttataagaaaataatacatcaaaattatatttataaatataaatgttcAAAAGAAACACAATCCTTTTAAATAATTCGCTTTTTTAAACATAGGGGGATTTTGATTTATGGATATTTTTTAGTCCCATAATATTATTCCTAagtatattctaaaaaaatatttggttaACTATTAAATatggttgtaaatttttttatatacacaggaataattaaaacatgaatatgtttgacattttttctaaaaatatatataataattattaaaatatgctTATAGTATATCTGGTGTATATGAAAATTGTCATGTTGCGCCACTGGAGCAAGAGTTATCTATTAGAGTAGGATCActggataaaaagaaaagaaaaatattgtgaGCAACATTAGACGGTAAATGAAATTGGCACTGGAATGTAATTTGTGGGAATGATAAAAGTTATAGCACATAGATAAAGGAAGCACTAAGAgagtaaatatatatgtatttttactCATCAATAGAAATTTTTGCACACAGAGAAATAGATATTCTCTATTTCATTTGATAGGATTAAATATtggattaaatataatattggttgaggatgaaattatattttaataaaaataaaatatatcagagATTAATTGGCTTATTATTTCATAACAAATAGGGAGAATTTTGTTTCCTTCCTATATTTATTgtactaaaaaatttatccgCTTGTAAAGCAAGGAAATAAATACTGTATACAGCCTTATACAAGTAAAAAGTGGAAAAGTGGAAGTCCAAAACAGCGGTGGTGTCAACACTTTAGATCTAATAGTATCCGGTAAAACCGCGCCCACCGGTTTTCTGTGAACACCGCATCCTGGTTAAACCGAGTCCTCTGGATTCCAGAAGCATCATTCTCTTCGCGCACACACAACTCAAATTCTACAAAGAGATTCAATCTCGACCGTCCATCTCCACGATCATACACACGGACGGTCCAGATCCATCGTGACATGTCAGCACTAAGATTCTCGTTGAAACTAAACTAATCGATAAGcgttcttttcattttcatactAATTCCActtattttctatctttttcGTCGTTCACTTCAGAATCCTAAAACAAAGTctataaaagggaaaaaaaataaataataaacagcGAAGTTACGAAGATTCTGTAGAGAAGAAGAGCAATGGCGTCCAACGATTCCGATTCGCAGATGAAGATCGTACATGGCGATGCTGGTTACATACTTGAAGACGTTCCTCACTTCGCCGACTATATTCCAAATCTTCctgtattttctctctctctctctctctttaggaGTTCTTCGATTACATATGCGAACTGCATTGCATTGACGCATTCACTTGCGGATCGTTTGtgtactacttttttttttttgcagacaTATCCGAATCCGCTTCGATCCAATCCTGCTTACTCGGTTGTTAAGTAAGTTAATCGGTTTATTTATGTGATTTTGATCTGAGAACGGAATGTGTTCTGTTCGAAACGTTGATTTTTCTGTGTTTTGCATCGTCAGGCAGTATTTCGTGCACATGGACGACACTGTTCCTCAGAAGGTTCTATGTGTTTCTACTTACGCTAGTGACCTGTTTGTGTATTTAGTTCTCCAGTTCATCAATCTCAAACGCTTTTGCTATGTATTCTTTTGCGTTTACCCGATCTATTAAGTGTCTACGACGACTTTGCTATTGAATTTCTGTATTATCGATTTGTTCGATTTGCGGGGGAACTTGAAGCACTTTTTTATGATTTCTGATACTTAATTGATTCTCAGTGATGGGAATAATAAACTGAGATCTTGTTTACTGTCCTAAAAAATAGTTGTTctgttttttctaaaatttgtttGACCCTTAAATACATTTGAAAGTGTTTGTTCTCTGAACACATTTCCGATTTCTAAATGCTTGTTCCCTGAACACTTGAATATAGCActtgaagaaaacagaagagtATAAGAAAACATCTACCAGCTgttcctattttttttggattttaaaacACTTGTTTTTGGAaacaatttacaaaattaatagattttggattaaaaataaaaattaagtgtCGAGCTGTGTAAATTTGTCTCACATaacagttttgaaaacaaagaagTAAGAAGATAATCAAACATGACCTGAATCTCAGCAATTCAGCAATAACAAGGTGCACTGGCGTTTATACTTTCGTTTGGCTTTTCAATAGGTTGTTGTTCACAAGGATAGTCCAAGAGGTGTACATTTTCGACGTGCAGGGCCTCGGCAAAAGGTCATTTCCCTTGTTTGTCTGTgcgtatattatatattattaagaattaagaatattaaaaatgtataattaattttgtatcaaCTCACCAACACCTAATCATATGCTGTTCAGGTATACTTTAAATCGGATGAAGTGCATGCATGCATTGTCACGTGTGGTGGACTCTGCCCTGGCCTCAACACTGTCATAAGGGAAATTGTCTGTGGTCTTTCCTACATGTATGGTGTTAACAAAGTCCTTGGCATAGATGTGAGTGAGTAAATTCTCTTTTGTTGTATGTTATTGCATTATCTTTTTATCTGGATTATATAACCTGTGATTTGTATTAGGATTTAGGAAAGAAAGCTGGCATTGCTCTGATGTGCTTCTCTGTCCCTGACTTCTTTGTGTGTGCATGCCTTATTGTATTCTCGTAAATCAAAGTGTATGGTAGTCCGCCGGACAACCAGTCAAATGGACTCCAATTTTGTACACACCCTTGGATAATCACTGGATACTGGAGTTATACTCTTGATTTGGATTTATTCCATATTTCCTTTTTGAGAGGCATTGCAGAGTACACTTAAATGTTGTGTAAGTTGCAACCTCTTGAACTAAAGGCCAATTTGAATTAGCTTCTATCTAATGGGAGCTTTTGTTAAGACTTTTCTAAGGGAAGAATACCAAACTCTTTAATTTATAAGTGCTTATGGAGAAGTTAAACGAAAAGTCTTAAGAAAAAAGTTAAGGtacacaaattaatttaaactcaCGCTggaagtttaattcattttatctcACCAATtcattctattttcttctcccTTAAGTGTTTAttaagaagtttatccaaactagTTGTAGTTAAATGTTTTTGGAAACATCTAATTGTCTTTACGAgcattttaatgtttgtttcaactttcaagcaaGTTCTAGTTCTTATAGCTGCTTGGTTTTTCTTTATCTCATTAGATATGTAAATTAACTTTGTGTTGTTGTGAGTGAAAATCTGATTACtatgttttgaaatttcttgCAACAAAACAATCAATGCTCATTTGGGAATCTTGATAACCCATGCGACGAATTCTAGCAAGTAAATGCAGGTGTTTAAAGAGAACTTCCTATCAATACCTGTTAAACTGAACAAACTTTTGGATTTCTTGAAGACAATttacttttcactttttttgttttttcctgtTGGTCTTTTAACCTGAGTTGCACTTCTTTATCCATTGTCTTCACCACTATATTGTATCTAATATTACACAGGGTGGTTATAGAGGCTTTTATTCCAAAAACACCATTACTTTAACACCTAAGGTGGTCAATGATATCCATAAGCGTGGGGGTACGATTCTTGGGACATCACGAGGGGGGCATGATACTGGCAAGATAGTTGACAGCATCCAGGATCGAGGAATTAATCAGGTTTACCATGTGTCAGCTGTATTATAATGAAGTTTCTGATGATGATGAATGCGGGAATCATAAATTAGAGTTTTGTTATATCCATGTACTTAAAACCTAAGTAGGTTATTGTCATCGCATGGGTTTTCATTGCTTGGGTTATGGTTACAGGTTTATATTATTGGAGGAGATGGAACACAGAGAGGAGCGACTGTGATTTACGAGGTATAGCAATTCAaagtttttaattatgtaatgtTTCTTACTTctacaataagaaaaataagaatatcaTTTCATTCAAGAAGAAATATGTTTAATATATACCTTTTTAAGATTACAAATCCTCATATTTGTgtagtttatttttgtttttttgttgaatttcttGATTGTTTTAATGAAACCAACTAATCAGGTGCTCCAAATTTAATTTGCCTTCTGCATCTCAATTAACAATTCATAAACTTCCACATGTTCACTCTAATTGCTAACCCGCGCAAAGAGATAGTGCAGATAAAATCATTTCAAATGATATATTATAGATTATTAATAATTACTGACAAGTCTCACATTTATGCCTTCTATTTTTCCAAGTTTGAGCAAAGTTGTTAATTGGTATCTTTTGGgaactgtattttttttttaattatgtatgcATATTTCTGCTCTTACTTGATggcccttttcttttcttctttccaaAAACAGCACAAAAGATGATAATTTATATGTCAAGTGTAAATGTGGTTTCAGTAGCAAAGTTGATCCATGTCTTCAAGTGCAAATTCAATAGTATCTTAATACCTTAAACTATGTTGGTTTCGAAATGTAGTTTGCATGGTGCAGTACTACCTTTTACAGTTAGGCTCAAGCTTGATGGTAATTTCAAGGGATGGCTAGGAGCGCATGATTTTACTAAAAGAAACTTGGTagcataaattttataactgGCTGATCAACCTGTTATCATTCTTGGTGTCTTTTAATATATGAAGTAAGCATTCTGAATAGATTTTGGTTATCATCATACAGGAAGTTAGACGGCGGGGTCTGAAAGTAGCAATTGCTGGAATTCCTAAAACCATAGACAATGACATCCCGGTATGCTTGTTCACaatgtcatattttttgttCCTCCCTGGAACTCTAATCTTATCATTAAAATACATTTGAAGTGTTGGTTATCTATGAAGAAACTTCATGTTCGGATTgccttctttttctttaggtTATTGACAAATCTTTTGGTTTTGATACTGCGGTTGAGGAGGCTCAACGTGCCATTAATGCAGCTCATGTTGAAGCTGAAAGTATTGAGAATGGCATTGGTGTTGTAAAGCTAATGGGACGTTACAGTGGTATGCATACTTTGCATTTGCTTGATATCTTTTAGGCATCTAATTCAGATGATTGAAACCCTTTTATGTTTCACTTTTAGCTCTCTTCAATCGGGCTTCTGTGTTCTGGAGTTAACTCCTCTAAAGTGAGGGAAGTGTAATTTGGAGGATTAAGTGCACTAATAACCTTTGATTAGGAAATCAATGATTAAGATTGTAACTACAGagtttttatatgtttattttatcaaaatgctcaactgttgattttttaattaacaattgtAAGTGTATTTTATCGTCTAAGTGCACCAGTTGCTTTTGAG comes from the Glycine soja cultivar W05 chromosome 6, ASM419377v2, whole genome shotgun sequence genome and includes:
- the LOC114415179 gene encoding ATP-dependent 6-phosphofructokinase 6-like, which codes for MASNDSDSQMKIVHGDAGYILEDVPHFADYIPNLPTYPNPLRSNPAYSVVKQYFVHMDDTVPQKVVVHKDSPRGVHFRRAGPRQKVYFKSDEVHACIVTCGGLCPGLNTVIREIVCGLSYMYGVNKVLGIDGGYRGFYSKNTITLTPKVVNDIHKRGGTILGTSRGGHDTGKIVDSIQDRGINQVYIIGGDGTQRGATVIYEEVRRRGLKVAIAGIPKTIDNDIPVIDKSFGFDTAVEEAQRAINAAHVEAESIENGIGVVKLMGRYSGFIAMYATLASRDVDCCLIPESPFYLEGKGGLFEFIEKRLKENGHMVIVIAEGAGQDLLTESMQAMDQKDASGNKLLQDVGLWISHKIKDHFARKDKMPINLKYIDPTYMIRAIPSNASDNVYCTLLAQSAVHGAMAGYTGFTVGLVNGRQTYIPFIRINERQNKVVITDRMWARLLSSTNQPSFLSPKDLEEAKKAESPTQLLEENNCNDVGDAEKEQPPKDEQESGNHTDNGIKTQN